GATTGTGAACAAGCACTTGCTCAATGACCTGATTGCGCTCAACCTCTGGAACGACCAGATGAAGAACGCCATCATTTCGGCCAACGGTTCGGTGCAGAACATCCCTAACATTCCGCAGAACATCAAAGACCTGTACAAGACGGTGTGGGAAATCAGCCAGCGTACCATCATTGACATGTCTGCCGACCGCGGCGCGTACATCTGCCAAAGCCAAAGCCTGAACCTGCACGTGTCTAACGTGAACTTCGGGAAGCTGACGTCTATGCACTTCCACAGCTGGAAGCGCGGCCTCAAAACCGGTATGTACTACCTGCGCACCAAAGCCGCCGCCGACGCCATCAAGTTCACCGTGGAGAAACAAGCCGCCGAGACTCTGGCGCCTATGTATAGCAACGTAGAGCAGAACCAAAGCGACATGGCGTGTAGCCTGGATAATCCGGATGCCTGCGAGGCTTGTGGATCTTAAAAAAGAAAGGGAGGCGATTTCGCCTCCCTTTCTTTTTACTTAAATCAATACTTTAACAATGGAAGGCTAATTAATTTAGTGACAGTGTATTAAAAGCTAAATAAAAATTAGCATTAAAGAAGTTTTTTTATTAATTTTAAAACAATAAGAAATAGAAAAGCCGGCAATCTTCTCAGGGACTCACCGGCTCTCCAGTTTCTTAACAATGTTGCACATGTTAAGCCAGAATCTATTCGATATCTGGGGCTTTGTATTATACGATACAAAGGTAAAAGGTTAGGTCACTTATCCTAATCTTTTATTCCCTCTCTTCGAGCCGATTCGTGCTTATCATTCCATCTTGGTTTTATTACTTATTAATAATGAAAAAGCCTCGGCAATGTCGAGGCCTTGCCAAGTCAGCTTTGGCTTTATGTTAGCTGTGTAATTCTTACTACAAACACATGAAAGACAAAAGTCAGACATGCGGATGTCCTGAAGGATATGTGGAAGTTTTTTGCCGGTTCATAACCGTGAAAGGCAAAAAGATTTATCCAAAATCTAAAAAGTTCTTCAGGTTTTGCGCATTACCCAAGAAATAGGCCAAAGTCCTAGGCAATTCTCCATCTAGGATAGAGGATTGCCAAACTAGAAACAATTAGTTGATTGAAGTTTCGCACACTTAAATCAGCTAATCAGAAAGTAGGTGTTGGAATTACTTCCACTCTTTCTGGACGCGTTACTAGCTCTTCCTTTGCGAATATACGCGTTTGTTTTAAAAAGAGAAATTCCTAGTACTGGCTAGGCGCAGGAACCTTTAACTTTTTAAAGCTATGGCTAAGACCCAAGGTGGCAAAAAGATTGTTTCAGTTCCTTCTTACACAAGAAGACAAAACGGTAAAACAATCAAAGTAGGACAACACAAACGTTCAACTCCTAACTAAAGTGATAAAAGCCCCAGACTATGTTTGGGGCTTTTTATTTATCTAAAACTTTTACGTTTTCAGCCCCATTTCTGAAAATGAAGCCAAAAACTATTTAGACCATAAAACCTCGTGCTCCCAATTTTCATGGAACCCCATTCTGCTCAACGGTACCAATGGGTAAGAAACAGTTAATGCTTTGATTCTTGCAGCACAAGTATTTTCAGGGGCAATGGTCTGCAAGAGATAAAGCAAACAGCTAAGAAAGGCGTAGAGTTTGTGTGAAAGAATATCATCGTTAGCCAGCCAAGGCTTCAAGGGCTTGTTAGGTAGAGTAGGCTTAATTGTTAGAGTTCTATTCCACAGTCTACTATGATGCGCGCAGTTGTTTCGCACATACGTAATGCTTTGCATCCAGCTTTCTAATATATAGGGGCTCAAACCAAAATAAGCAGCAACGGCCTTCTTCTCTAGTGACATTTTCAAATTCCTAAAAATTTTAGAGAGTAGTCCCATGGTAGTCACTTCCAAAGACATCCAAGCCGGTGGACTTTGTGTTTGACTGTACTTATTACGGTAATGGTCAATGAAGACTTCATGGGAACGGTTCACTTCCTCCGCAAGCTTCTGTAAGTTCTGAGTTTGATGACTTGTATTGGTAAAAAGTGCAAGGTCTTCAAACCACCATGCGCCATGTACAATAGAAAGCTGGTAAATAATCTGTGTCCGTAGAGCCACTTCTATTTTCTCAATGGCATCAAAGATGATTAGACGTAATTCACGGTCAAATACATATAAATCAAATACTTGGTCAAAGGTAGTACCCGGTAGAAATGTGTGATTGTTGTCCCCCTTCACCTGGAAAGGCAACATATAGGCACTTAACCGATAGTAGCTAACTGTAGAGAGACAATGATCTGCCTTGATACTGTCTGTAATCTTCAAGCCACGAGATTGCAACTTCTGAATCTGGTCAGCAATATGCAGTGGTGGTTTATTATAAGGAATAGACATAGGAAAGGGCAAAAAAAAACCTGCCCGGGTGCGCTTAAGTCAGAGGCGTGGCAGGTATTATTGATTCAAAAGAATAACTTTCTTTCCTTAAATACAAATTTAAGGTAGAAAATGTTTCATGTAATGCTTTCTTAAAAGTTTAATTCTGCAAATACCCTAAGTAGGCAAAGGCACCTTACATCTAGCCCCGTTTTCGGCCCCATTTCCAGAAACGAGCCCGAAAACGCCCGGCAACCTCAAAATTCCTTCCCCAGCCACACACGAAAACCGGCCTTTCTCCGTAGTAACCGCAGACCACGCCACCAACGTACCATGAACAAATTCCAGTCGGCGGTGCTTCTGCTGGGGAGCGCCCTTGTGTTTTCCTGCCAGCCTAAGTCAGAGAGCCCTACCACTACGGCAGAACCACCAACCGCCACTTCGGCAGGGCTTACGTTTCAACCCAGGAGCGTGATGAAGCAGCAGGCCAATTGCCAGGGAGATTCATGCGCTACGGTGGCCTTGCAGTATCTGGTGGCGCAGGGCGAACCGGCGGTGCTCAGAGATTCCATCAACCGGTACGTGCAAGACTATTTGCTCAGGCTGCAGCTCACCAACAACCCAGACGCCAACCTGCAGCCTAACCCTAACGCCGCCGAATTAGTGGCAGCGGTTTTTCTAACCGAACAAGCCAAATTTCTGCGGGAGAACCCAGACGCCGGCGCCAGGGCGGGCTGGTACCTGAACGTAAACTCGCAGGTGCTTCACCAAACATCGGCATTGGTTTCCCTGGAGATCAAGAGCGAAGGCTACAGCGGCGGCGCGCACGGCTATGCCATGACCACGCTGCAAACGTTTTCTCCTGATGGGCACGCGCTGAAAGTCATCGAAATGGTGACAGATACGCTGGCCCTGAAGGAACTGGTGGAGCAGGAATTCAGGAAGGAACGCCAACTGGAGGCCACCTCTTTGGAGGCGCAGGGCTTTTACACGCAGGCGGGTAGGTTGCCGTTCCCGGAGAACGCGGCGCTCACCAAAGAAGGCTTGCTGCTGTATTACAACGCTTATGAAGTGAATGCCTACGCCTTCGGGGCCACCAAGCTGCTGCTGCCGTATGACCGTTTGCAAGCTTTGCTTAAACCAGAATTCCAGCTAACTCTTTAAAATCAACACTGCCTGGAAAAGCCGTTTTGGGGCTCATTTCTAAAAATGAGCCCTAAAATGGCTTCCTGGTTAGTATGCATGCCTGTTTCTTAGAACAGATACGTGTACTCGGTGGTGAAGGCGGTGCCCGTGCTGGGCGAAGTGGTTTTCTTTACGGGCAGGTTTTGCGCGTTGTAGTCATAGGTGTAAGTAGCCGTGTGCACCGAGCCGCCCACGTTGGTGGTGGTCACTTTGCCGGGGTTATTTTTGTGCAGCGTGATGGTGGGCGTGAACAAAAAGTCTGTGAGGTGCGCCACGCTGACCTTGGTGTCATAGTTTTCATATGTTCTGGTCTGGGTCAATTGCCAGTCCTGGGTGGCATCGGGTTTCTGGTAGACTTTGATTTCGGTAACGTTGCCTTCTGGGTTGTAAGTATAGGTGTATTTGTTGGTTTCGCGCAGGGCGGGGTTGGCGGCGGGGCCGGGGTAAAAACTGATGCGGGTGGCC
This region of Rufibacter sp. LB8 genomic DNA includes:
- a CDS encoding Abi family protein encodes the protein MSIPYNKPPLHIADQIQKLQSRGLKITDSIKADHCLSTVSYYRLSAYMLPFQVKGDNNHTFLPGTTFDQVFDLYVFDRELRLIIFDAIEKIEVALRTQIIYQLSIVHGAWWFEDLALFTNTSHQTQNLQKLAEEVNRSHEVFIDHYRNKYSQTQSPPAWMSLEVTTMGLLSKIFRNLKMSLEKKAVAAYFGLSPYILESWMQSITYVRNNCAHHSRLWNRTLTIKPTLPNKPLKPWLANDDILSHKLYAFLSCLLYLLQTIAPENTCAARIKALTVSYPLVPLSRMGFHENWEHEVLWSK
- a CDS encoding DUF3298 and DUF4163 domain-containing protein gives rise to the protein MNKFQSAVLLLGSALVFSCQPKSESPTTTAEPPTATSAGLTFQPRSVMKQQANCQGDSCATVALQYLVAQGEPAVLRDSINRYVQDYLLRLQLTNNPDANLQPNPNAAELVAAVFLTEQAKFLRENPDAGARAGWYLNVNSQVLHQTSALVSLEIKSEGYSGGAHGYAMTTLQTFSPDGHALKVIEMVTDTLALKELVEQEFRKERQLEATSLEAQGFYTQAGRLPFPENAALTKEGLLLYYNAYEVNAYAFGATKLLLPYDRLQALLKPEFQLTL